In Rhodamnia argentea isolate NSW1041297 chromosome 11, ASM2092103v1, whole genome shotgun sequence, one genomic interval encodes:
- the LOC115751113 gene encoding uncharacterized protein LOC115751113, producing the protein MGNRLFKEPPPPPPVVLVPPLFDFPPLAARSRMLESSYNLLFGKLALKCLFEDYFEDARHFSTRVMFKPIDDPHVDLVATVSGPLDHKPEEQIVGNALFRWQSDVDDPHTFMDLFVSNSDPILQVRSCAYYPRFGFGAFGTFPLLLAKSRASSEDYGVMGLRYGSGNLSMGATLMPFAVTDELPRTAWLVSKMGRLTAGLQYEPLYGKEDNAKYKNLQNWSCAIGYGGGFGSPLSPSFNFNLELAKSSQFIASFYQHVVVQRRVKNPLEENEVVGITNYIDFGFELQTRVDEAQTSKNNSESTFQVAASWQANKNFLLKGKIGPLSSSIALAFKSWWKPSFTFNISATRDRLTGSNSCGFGIRIEHLRGASYQRADPNYLMLTPNKEHLAEGMAWKTGKRPMLQSNVNAGNFDGLPKELRPFEKIL; encoded by the exons ATGGGAAATCGGTTGTTCAAggaaccgccgccgccgccgccggtggTACTCGTGCCGCCTCTCTTCGACTTCCCTCCTCTTGCCGCCCGCTCCAG AATGTTGGAGTCCTCGTACAATTTGTTATTTGGGAAGCTTGCTCTTAAATGTTTATTTGAGGACTATTTTGAGGATGCAAGACATTTCAGCACAAGAGTAATGTTTAAGCCAATTGATGATCCTCATGTCGATTTGGTGGCAACG GTTTCTGGTCCATTAGATCACAAACCAGAAGAGCAAATTGTAGGAAATGCACTATTTCGATGGCAAAG TGATGTGGATGATCCTCATACGTTCATGGATCTTTTCGTATCGAACTCTGATCC GATCTTGCAGGTGAGATCATGTGCTTACTATCCAAGATTTGGGTTTGGAGCTTTCGGCACTTTCCCTTTGCTATTGGCAAAGAG CAGAGCATCGTCAGAAGATTATGGTGTCATGGGCTTGAGATATGGCTCAGGAAATTTGTCCATGGGTGCCACTTTGATGCCATTCGCGG TGACGGATGAGTTGCCGAGGACTGCATGGCTGGTGAGCAAAATGGGAAGACTAACTGCTGGACTGCAATATGAGCCATTAT ATGGGAAAGAAGACAATGCAAAATATAAGAATTTGCAGAACTGGAGTTGTGCAATTGGCTATGGAGGAGGATTTGGCAGTCCCTTGAGCCCTTCCTTCAATTTTAATCTTGAACTTGCAAAGAGTTCCCAG TTCATTGCCTCATTTTACCAACACGTGGTGGTCCAGAGAAGG GTGAAGAACCCCCTTGAGGAAAATGAAGTCGTTGGAATCACAAATTATATTGACTTTGGTTTTGAATTACAAACAAG GGTCGACGAAGCCCAAACATCAAAAAACAATTCAGAGTCCACATTTCAAGTTGCTGCGTCATGGCAGGCCAACAAGAACTTCTTGTTGAAG GGTAAGATCGGTCCTCTAAGTTCATCGATAGCATTAGCATTTAAGTCATGGTGGAAACCTTCCTTTACTTTCAACATTTCAG CTACTCGAGATCGTTTGACTGGATCGAACTCCTGTGGGTTTGGCATCCGTATCGAGCATCTAAGAGGAGCCAG CTACCAGAGAGCTGATCCAAATTACCTGATGCTGACGCCGAACAAGGAGCACCTAGCAGAGGGAATGGCTTGGAAGACGGGGAAAAGACCAATGCTGCAGTCCAACGTCAACGCTGGAAATTTCGATGGCCTACCAAAGGAATTGAGACCCTTTGAGAAGATTTTATAG
- the LOC115751154 gene encoding L-aspartate oxidase, chloroplastic isoform X3, translated as MTTVLPAGSGTLHYSVKIYKGQHFRRNSWVSVTAFKRCTQKDLSCAMSSSICRSHGVSKSLKTQRYSFSHFPFYESWKPSRTAVNSCLEDGSTKFFDFVVIGSGVAGLRYALEVAKHGTVAVITKAEPHESNTNYAQGGVSAVLCPSDSVESHMRDTIVAGAYLCDEETVRVVCTEGPDRIRELIAMGASFDHGEDGNLHLAREGGHSHHRIVHAADMTGREIERALLEAVVNDPNISMFQHHFAIDLLTSQGGSETVCHGVDTLNTESLEVVRFISKVTLLASGGAGHIYPTTTNPPVATGDGIAMAHRAEAVISNMEFVQFHPTALADEGLPIKPEKSRENAFLVTEAVRGDGGILYNLAKERFMPLYDEREELAPRDVVARSIDDQLKKWNEKYVLLNISHKPKEQILAHFPNIAAECLKYGLDITSQPIPVVPAAHYMCGGVRAGLQGETNVSGLYVAGEVACTGLHGANRLASNSLLEALVFARRAVQPSIDHMSQSGFYVGPSSRWARPVMPSSLPSSAMDDILNVTEQMRKDLQSIMWEYVGIVRSTRRLESAEKKIHELETQWEKFLFQQGWEPTMVALEACEMRNLFCCAKLVVSSALARHESRGLHYTIDFPHVEESMRLPTIILPCSTVSTTWSSRQLHKQPV; from the exons ATGACAACTGTTCTTCCGGCTGGAAGTGGCACTTTGCACTACAGCGTGAAGATCTACAAGGGGCAACATTTTCGTCGAAATTCTTGGGTTTCAGTCACAGCATTTAAAAGATGCACGCAGAAAGATCTTTCATG TGCTATGTCTTCTTCAATTTGCAGGTCACATGGGGTATCAAAATCCTTAAAGACCCAGAGATATAGCTTTTCTCATttcccattttatgaaagctgGAAGCCGAGTAGAACAGCTGTTAATTCGTGCTTAGAAGATGGTTCtacaaaattttttgattttgtggTCATTGGAAGTGGGGTGGCTGGCCTGCGCTATGCTCTTGAAGTGGCAAAACATGGAACTGTTGCCGTAATTACTAAGGCTGAGCCTCACGAGAGCAACACAAATTATGCTCAGGGCGGTGTTAGTGCTGTGCTCTGTCCTTCAGATTCTGTAGAGAGCCACATGCGGGACACAATTGTTGCAGGTGCTTATCTATGCGATGAGGAGACTGTTAGG GTTGTTTGTACCGAAGGACCTGACAGAATTCGAGAATTGATTGCCATGGGAGCATCATTTGACCATGGGGAGGATGGGAACCTGCATCTAGCAAGGGAGGGAGGCCACTCACATCACAGAATTGTTCATGCTGCTGATATGACTGGGAGAGAGATTGAGCGGGCTTTGCTTGAAGCGGTTGTAAATGATCCCAACATTTCTATGTTTCAACATCATTTTGCGATAGATTTACTCACCTCTCAG GGTGGTTCTGAGACAGTTTGTCATGGCGTCGACACTTTAAACACTGAAAGTCTGGAG GTAGTGCGGTTCATTTCGAAGGTGACTTTGCTTGCATCAGGTGGGGCTGGACATATATATCCAACAACTACAAATCCTCCG GTGGCTACTGGAGATGGGATAGCCATGGCTCATCGGGCCGAGGCTGTGATATCTAATATGGA GTTTGTGCAGTTCCATCCTACTGCTTTAGCAGACGAAGGGTTGCCCATTAAACCAGAGAAGAGCCGGGAAAATGCTTTTCTCGTCACCGAAGCTGTCAGAGGCGATGGTGGAATCCTTTACAATCTGGCCAAGGAAAGGTTCATGCCTTTATATGATGAGAGAGAAGAGCTTGCCCCAAGGGATGTGGTTGCGAGAAGTATCGATGATCAGCTTAAAAAATGGAACGAGAAGTACGTGCTTCTCAACATAAGTCACAAACCCAAAGAGCAAATTCTAGCACATTTTCCCAACATAGCCGCCGAGTGCCTCAAGTACGGTCTAGACATAACCAGCCAGCCAATCCCCGTAGTTCCCGCTGCTCACTACATGTGTGGCGGGGTCCGTGCTGGACTCCAAGGGGAGACCAATGTGAGTGGCCTTTATGTGGCCGGTGAGGTTGCTTGCACTGGACTGCATGGAGCAAACAGACTGGCAAGCAATTCTTTGCTTGAGGCACTGGTGTTTGCTCGAAGAGCTGTGCAGCCCTCAATAGATCACATGAGTCAGTCCGGCTTTTACGTCGGCCCATCAAGCCGGTGGGCACGGCCTGTCATGCCCTCTTCCCTCCCTAGCAGCGCCATGGATGACATTTTGAACGTTACAGAGCAAATGAGGAAGGACCTGCAATCTATCATGTGGGAGTATGTAGGAATCGTTAGGTCCACCAGGAGATTAGAGAGCGCAGAGAAAAAGATCCATGAGTTGGAGACTCAATGGGAGAAGTTCttgtttcagcaaggatgggaACCAACTATGGTTGCGCTTGAGGCCTGTGAAATGAGGAATCTCTTTTGTTGCGCGAAGCTGGTGGTGAGCAGCGCCCTGGCCAGGCATGAGAGTCGTGGCCTACATTACACAATCGATTTCCCTCATGTGGAGGAAAGTATGAGGCTCCCGACAATTATTCTCCCGTGTTCGACTGTCAGTACTACGTGGAGTTCACGGCAACTGCACAAGCAGCCGGTTTAA
- the LOC115751154 gene encoding L-aspartate oxidase, chloroplastic isoform X1 codes for MSSNEKTAMTTVLPAGSGTLHYSVKIYKGQHFRRNSWVSVTAFKRCTQKDLSCAMSSSICRSHGVSKSLKTQRYSFSHFPFYESWKPSRTAVNSCLEDGSTKFFDFVVIGSGVAGLRYALEVAKHGTVAVITKAEPHESNTNYAQGGVSAVLCPSDSVESHMRDTIVAGAYLCDEETVRVVCTEGPDRIRELIAMGASFDHGEDGNLHLAREGGHSHHRIVHAADMTGREIERALLEAVVNDPNISMFQHHFAIDLLTSQGGSETVCHGVDTLNTESLEVVRFISKVTLLASGGAGHIYPTTTNPPVATGDGIAMAHRAEAVISNMEFVQFHPTALADEGLPIKPEKSRENAFLVTEAVRGDGGILYNLAKERFMPLYDEREELAPRDVVARSIDDQLKKWNEKYVLLNISHKPKEQILAHFPNIAAECLKYGLDITSQPIPVVPAAHYMCGGVRAGLQGETNVSGLYVAGEVACTGLHGANRLASNSLLEALVFARRAVQPSIDHMSQSGFYVGPSSRWARPVMPSSLPSSAMDDILNVTEQMRKDLQSIMWEYVGIVRSTRRLESAEKKIHELETQWEKFLFQQGWEPTMVALEACEMRNLFCCAKLVVSSALARHESRGLHYTIDFPHVEESMRLPTIILPCSTVSTTWSSRQLHKQPV; via the exons ATGTCCTCAAATGAAAA AACTGCAATGACAACTGTTCTTCCGGCTGGAAGTGGCACTTTGCACTACAGCGTGAAGATCTACAAGGGGCAACATTTTCGTCGAAATTCTTGGGTTTCAGTCACAGCATTTAAAAGATGCACGCAGAAAGATCTTTCATG TGCTATGTCTTCTTCAATTTGCAGGTCACATGGGGTATCAAAATCCTTAAAGACCCAGAGATATAGCTTTTCTCATttcccattttatgaaagctgGAAGCCGAGTAGAACAGCTGTTAATTCGTGCTTAGAAGATGGTTCtacaaaattttttgattttgtggTCATTGGAAGTGGGGTGGCTGGCCTGCGCTATGCTCTTGAAGTGGCAAAACATGGAACTGTTGCCGTAATTACTAAGGCTGAGCCTCACGAGAGCAACACAAATTATGCTCAGGGCGGTGTTAGTGCTGTGCTCTGTCCTTCAGATTCTGTAGAGAGCCACATGCGGGACACAATTGTTGCAGGTGCTTATCTATGCGATGAGGAGACTGTTAGG GTTGTTTGTACCGAAGGACCTGACAGAATTCGAGAATTGATTGCCATGGGAGCATCATTTGACCATGGGGAGGATGGGAACCTGCATCTAGCAAGGGAGGGAGGCCACTCACATCACAGAATTGTTCATGCTGCTGATATGACTGGGAGAGAGATTGAGCGGGCTTTGCTTGAAGCGGTTGTAAATGATCCCAACATTTCTATGTTTCAACATCATTTTGCGATAGATTTACTCACCTCTCAG GGTGGTTCTGAGACAGTTTGTCATGGCGTCGACACTTTAAACACTGAAAGTCTGGAG GTAGTGCGGTTCATTTCGAAGGTGACTTTGCTTGCATCAGGTGGGGCTGGACATATATATCCAACAACTACAAATCCTCCG GTGGCTACTGGAGATGGGATAGCCATGGCTCATCGGGCCGAGGCTGTGATATCTAATATGGA GTTTGTGCAGTTCCATCCTACTGCTTTAGCAGACGAAGGGTTGCCCATTAAACCAGAGAAGAGCCGGGAAAATGCTTTTCTCGTCACCGAAGCTGTCAGAGGCGATGGTGGAATCCTTTACAATCTGGCCAAGGAAAGGTTCATGCCTTTATATGATGAGAGAGAAGAGCTTGCCCCAAGGGATGTGGTTGCGAGAAGTATCGATGATCAGCTTAAAAAATGGAACGAGAAGTACGTGCTTCTCAACATAAGTCACAAACCCAAAGAGCAAATTCTAGCACATTTTCCCAACATAGCCGCCGAGTGCCTCAAGTACGGTCTAGACATAACCAGCCAGCCAATCCCCGTAGTTCCCGCTGCTCACTACATGTGTGGCGGGGTCCGTGCTGGACTCCAAGGGGAGACCAATGTGAGTGGCCTTTATGTGGCCGGTGAGGTTGCTTGCACTGGACTGCATGGAGCAAACAGACTGGCAAGCAATTCTTTGCTTGAGGCACTGGTGTTTGCTCGAAGAGCTGTGCAGCCCTCAATAGATCACATGAGTCAGTCCGGCTTTTACGTCGGCCCATCAAGCCGGTGGGCACGGCCTGTCATGCCCTCTTCCCTCCCTAGCAGCGCCATGGATGACATTTTGAACGTTACAGAGCAAATGAGGAAGGACCTGCAATCTATCATGTGGGAGTATGTAGGAATCGTTAGGTCCACCAGGAGATTAGAGAGCGCAGAGAAAAAGATCCATGAGTTGGAGACTCAATGGGAGAAGTTCttgtttcagcaaggatgggaACCAACTATGGTTGCGCTTGAGGCCTGTGAAATGAGGAATCTCTTTTGTTGCGCGAAGCTGGTGGTGAGCAGCGCCCTGGCCAGGCATGAGAGTCGTGGCCTACATTACACAATCGATTTCCCTCATGTGGAGGAAAGTATGAGGCTCCCGACAATTATTCTCCCGTGTTCGACTGTCAGTACTACGTGGAGTTCACGGCAACTGCACAAGCAGCCGGTTTAA
- the LOC115751112 gene encoding protease Do-like 1, chloroplastic, with translation MAAAAASHSLLCTSSLSNSSSSLSRSRGHLPKPSKSILAFHKASVVVSFLRPAPPRLWNSSDSTRSTLPLAAKNRPLASALDSVLLVCTSIALSVSLFVADVDPASAFVVTPQRKLQTDELATVRLFQDNTPSVVYITNLAVKQDAFTLDVLEVPQGSGSGFVWDKEGHVVTNYHVIRGASDLKVTLADQSTYDANVVGFDQDKDVAVLRVNAPKDKLRPIPIGISADLLVGQKVFAIGNPFGLDHTLTTGVISGLRREISSAATGRPIQDVIQTDAAINPGNSGGPLLDSSGNLIGINTAIYSPSGASSGVGFSIPVDTVGGIVDQLVKFGKVTRPILGIKFAPDQSVEQLGVSGVLVLDAPANGPAGKAGLLPTKRDSYGRLILGDIITSVNGKKVINGSDLYRILDQCKVGDTVTVEVLRGDHKEKIPVVLEPKPDES, from the exons ATGGCAGCGGCAGCTGCTTCCCATTCTCTGCTCTGCACCTCCTCGCTCTCCAactcctcctcttccctctctcGCTCCCGCGGCCACCTCCCCAAGCCCTCGAAATCCATCCTCGCCTTCCACAAGGCCTCCGTCGTCGTCTCCTTCCTCCGCCCAGCTCCTCCACGACTGTGGAACTCCTCCGATTCCACTCGGAGCACCCTCCCCCTCGCAGCCAAGAACCGACCTCTCGCTTCGGCTCTCGACTCCGTCCTCCTCGTCTGCACCTCGATCGCCCTCTCCGTCTCCCTCTTCGTCGCCGACGTCGACCCCGCCTCCGCCTTCGTCGTCACCCCCCAGAGGAAGCTCCAGACCGACGAGCTCGCCACCGTCCGCCTCTTCCAGGACAACACTCCCTCCGTCGTCTACATCACCAACCTCGCCGTCAA GCAGGACGCATTCACCTTGGACGTGTTGGAAGTGCCGCAAGGGTCGGGTTCTGGGTTCGTGTGGGACAAGGAGGGTCACGTTGTGACCAACTATCACGTGATTCGCGGCGCTTCTGATCTCAA GGTCACACTTGCGGATCAGTCAACATACGATGCAAACGTTGTTGGATTTGACCAGGACAAGGATGTTGCGGTGTTGCGCGTCAATGCACCAAAGGACAAACTTAGACCAATCCCAATTGGTATCTCTGCAGACTTGCTTGTCGGTCAGAAAGTGTTTGCAATTGGCAACCCT TTTGGACTCGACCATACTCTCACCACTGGTGTTATAAG TGGCCTTCGCAGAGAAATCAGTTCTGCTGCCACCGGGCGCCCAATACAGGATGTCATACAGACAGATGCTGCAATCAATCCTGGTAATAGTGGGGGGCCACTACTAGACAGTTCGGGAAATCTGATTGGAATTAACACAGCAATATACTCTCCATCTGGTGCTTCATCAGGTGTTGGATTTTCAATTCCTGTTGACACT GTAGGTGGAATTGTTGATCAGCTTGTGAAGTTTGGCAAAGTCACAAGACCAATTCTGGGTATTAAGTTTGCACCCGATCAATCTGTGGAGCAGTTAGGAGTAAGTGGGGTGCTTGTGCTAGATGCCCCTGCCAATGGACCAGCTGGCAAAGCG GGTCTACTACCAACCAAACGTGATTCCTATGGTAGGCTTATTTTGGGTGACATCATAACATCCGTCAATGGAAAAAAAGTCATTAATGGCAGTGATTTGTACAGAATTCTTGATCAGTGTAAAGTGGGTGATACG GTGACCGTGGAAGTTTTGCGTGGTGATCACAAAGAGAAGATCCCTGTTGTCCTTGAACCAAAGCCAGACGAGTCATGA
- the LOC115751154 gene encoding L-aspartate oxidase, chloroplastic isoform X2: MSSNEKTAMTTVLPAGSGTLHYSVKIYKGQHFRRNSWVSVTAFKRCTQKDLSWSHGVSKSLKTQRYSFSHFPFYESWKPSRTAVNSCLEDGSTKFFDFVVIGSGVAGLRYALEVAKHGTVAVITKAEPHESNTNYAQGGVSAVLCPSDSVESHMRDTIVAGAYLCDEETVRVVCTEGPDRIRELIAMGASFDHGEDGNLHLAREGGHSHHRIVHAADMTGREIERALLEAVVNDPNISMFQHHFAIDLLTSQGGSETVCHGVDTLNTESLEVVRFISKVTLLASGGAGHIYPTTTNPPVATGDGIAMAHRAEAVISNMEFVQFHPTALADEGLPIKPEKSRENAFLVTEAVRGDGGILYNLAKERFMPLYDEREELAPRDVVARSIDDQLKKWNEKYVLLNISHKPKEQILAHFPNIAAECLKYGLDITSQPIPVVPAAHYMCGGVRAGLQGETNVSGLYVAGEVACTGLHGANRLASNSLLEALVFARRAVQPSIDHMSQSGFYVGPSSRWARPVMPSSLPSSAMDDILNVTEQMRKDLQSIMWEYVGIVRSTRRLESAEKKIHELETQWEKFLFQQGWEPTMVALEACEMRNLFCCAKLVVSSALARHESRGLHYTIDFPHVEESMRLPTIILPCSTVSTTWSSRQLHKQPV, encoded by the exons ATGTCCTCAAATGAAAA AACTGCAATGACAACTGTTCTTCCGGCTGGAAGTGGCACTTTGCACTACAGCGTGAAGATCTACAAGGGGCAACATTTTCGTCGAAATTCTTGGGTTTCAGTCACAGCATTTAAAAGATGCACGCAGAAAGATCTTTCATG GTCACATGGGGTATCAAAATCCTTAAAGACCCAGAGATATAGCTTTTCTCATttcccattttatgaaagctgGAAGCCGAGTAGAACAGCTGTTAATTCGTGCTTAGAAGATGGTTCtacaaaattttttgattttgtggTCATTGGAAGTGGGGTGGCTGGCCTGCGCTATGCTCTTGAAGTGGCAAAACATGGAACTGTTGCCGTAATTACTAAGGCTGAGCCTCACGAGAGCAACACAAATTATGCTCAGGGCGGTGTTAGTGCTGTGCTCTGTCCTTCAGATTCTGTAGAGAGCCACATGCGGGACACAATTGTTGCAGGTGCTTATCTATGCGATGAGGAGACTGTTAGG GTTGTTTGTACCGAAGGACCTGACAGAATTCGAGAATTGATTGCCATGGGAGCATCATTTGACCATGGGGAGGATGGGAACCTGCATCTAGCAAGGGAGGGAGGCCACTCACATCACAGAATTGTTCATGCTGCTGATATGACTGGGAGAGAGATTGAGCGGGCTTTGCTTGAAGCGGTTGTAAATGATCCCAACATTTCTATGTTTCAACATCATTTTGCGATAGATTTACTCACCTCTCAG GGTGGTTCTGAGACAGTTTGTCATGGCGTCGACACTTTAAACACTGAAAGTCTGGAG GTAGTGCGGTTCATTTCGAAGGTGACTTTGCTTGCATCAGGTGGGGCTGGACATATATATCCAACAACTACAAATCCTCCG GTGGCTACTGGAGATGGGATAGCCATGGCTCATCGGGCCGAGGCTGTGATATCTAATATGGA GTTTGTGCAGTTCCATCCTACTGCTTTAGCAGACGAAGGGTTGCCCATTAAACCAGAGAAGAGCCGGGAAAATGCTTTTCTCGTCACCGAAGCTGTCAGAGGCGATGGTGGAATCCTTTACAATCTGGCCAAGGAAAGGTTCATGCCTTTATATGATGAGAGAGAAGAGCTTGCCCCAAGGGATGTGGTTGCGAGAAGTATCGATGATCAGCTTAAAAAATGGAACGAGAAGTACGTGCTTCTCAACATAAGTCACAAACCCAAAGAGCAAATTCTAGCACATTTTCCCAACATAGCCGCCGAGTGCCTCAAGTACGGTCTAGACATAACCAGCCAGCCAATCCCCGTAGTTCCCGCTGCTCACTACATGTGTGGCGGGGTCCGTGCTGGACTCCAAGGGGAGACCAATGTGAGTGGCCTTTATGTGGCCGGTGAGGTTGCTTGCACTGGACTGCATGGAGCAAACAGACTGGCAAGCAATTCTTTGCTTGAGGCACTGGTGTTTGCTCGAAGAGCTGTGCAGCCCTCAATAGATCACATGAGTCAGTCCGGCTTTTACGTCGGCCCATCAAGCCGGTGGGCACGGCCTGTCATGCCCTCTTCCCTCCCTAGCAGCGCCATGGATGACATTTTGAACGTTACAGAGCAAATGAGGAAGGACCTGCAATCTATCATGTGGGAGTATGTAGGAATCGTTAGGTCCACCAGGAGATTAGAGAGCGCAGAGAAAAAGATCCATGAGTTGGAGACTCAATGGGAGAAGTTCttgtttcagcaaggatgggaACCAACTATGGTTGCGCTTGAGGCCTGTGAAATGAGGAATCTCTTTTGTTGCGCGAAGCTGGTGGTGAGCAGCGCCCTGGCCAGGCATGAGAGTCGTGGCCTACATTACACAATCGATTTCCCTCATGTGGAGGAAAGTATGAGGCTCCCGACAATTATTCTCCCGTGTTCGACTGTCAGTACTACGTGGAGTTCACGGCAACTGCACAAGCAGCCGGTTTAA
- the LOC115751117 gene encoding transcription factor WER-like, giving the protein MTKIEGGLGGSQLKKGLWTVEEDKILRDYVTEFGKGKWNSIAKRTGLRRCGKSCRLRWLNYLSPNVKRDRFTKEEEDLIIRLHNLLGNRWSLIAKRVPGRTDNQVKNYWNTCLSKKLGIKEQICQVGRTKARILHISESSTHQNSISSCAGYSGSSEMNVDNKSLESQETLDLPELTSKEEYSATSFWDFESDLEMNLSMMEFLDGHSLPSY; this is encoded by the exons atgaCGAAGATAGAGGGAGGGTTAGGGGGGAGTCAACTCAAGAAAGGCTTGTGGACTGTGGAAGAGGACAAGATCCTCAGGGACTATGTAACGGAATTCGGGAAAGGAAAGTGGAATTCCATAGCTAAGAGGACAG GCTTGAGAAGATGCGGCAAGAGTTGCAGGTTGAGGTGGTTGAATTACCTGAGCCCGAACGTCAAGCGAGATCGCTTTactaaggaagaagaagacctcATCATTAGACTCCATAATTTGTTGGGCAACAG GTGGTCTTTGATTGCGAAACGGGTGCCCGGTCGAACGGATAATCAAGTGAAGAACTACTGGAACACTTGTTTGAGCAAAAAGCTGGGGATCAAAGAGCAAATTTGTCAAGTCGGGAGGACAAAAGCAAGGATCTTGCATATTTCTGAGAGTTCAACACATCAGAATTCTATTTCGTCTTGTGCTGGCTACAGCGGGTCTTCGGAAATGAATGTGGACAACAAGAGTCTGGAATCCCAGGAGACATTGGACCTGCCAGAGTTGACAAGCAAAGAAGAGTATTCGGCCACCTCTTTCTGGGATTTTGAATCGGATTTAGAGATGAATCTTAGCATGATGGAGTTTCTGGATGGACATTCTCTTCCTTCCTATTAA